Proteins co-encoded in one bacterium genomic window:
- a CDS encoding trypsin-like peptidase domain-containing protein, translating into MRKLIIISLLLLFPVHLLANNTGLEMFMGLQAKIIEVSNEIKPVVVHIEAVQKKGGAKRRVLGSGVLLDREGYIVTTEHLISEADEARVTMLNDVTKYRAKIIGIDKLTDLALLKIEHQQELKYPVLGDSDTTCVGEWVIAIGNPYGLDGTVYLGIISAKGRDIESEGEIINEFLQTDTSIDPGSSGGPLVNLKGEVIGINSGGAGRGISFTIPITVVKKVINKLKTQGEIERGWIGVSIQEFNRDIAQQFGLPEVTGVIINGVFENSPAAESGLKPLDIITEFDGKKVKAEKPEAVNELIRIVGDSKIGQEVQMKIIRDKQPLSLTLKIAKQPKIKADELETDFGFAVKEITDYIYRNYKLDSKDGVFVSEVKWDTCASDAQLYEKDIIIKINDMEIKDIKDFKKTIETVKDNNRILLQVKRQKDLILILLKTGEFKKKW; encoded by the coding sequence ATGCGAAAACTAATTATCATTTCTTTATTGCTATTATTTCCTGTTCACTTATTGGCTAATAATACAGGATTAGAGATGTTTATGGGACTTCAGGCAAAAATCATTGAGGTGTCAAATGAAATAAAACCTGTGGTTGTCCATATCGAGGCCGTCCAGAAAAAAGGTGGGGCTAAACGAAGGGTTTTAGGCTCCGGGGTATTATTAGACCGTGAAGGGTATATCGTTACGACTGAACATTTGATTAGTGAGGCTGATGAAGCAAGGGTAACAATGCTAAATGATGTTACAAAATACAGGGCAAAGATAATCGGAATAGATAAATTAACCGATTTAGCCTTGCTAAAGATAGAACATCAGCAGGAACTAAAATATCCTGTGCTTGGGGATTCAGATACAACTTGCGTCGGCGAATGGGTAATTGCCATTGGTAATCCTTATGGATTGGATGGAACAGTGTATCTTGGCATAATTAGCGCTAAGGGAAGAGACATTGAATCCGAAGGTGAAATAATAAATGAATTTCTGCAGACAGATACCTCAATCGACCCGGGGAGTAGCGGTGGACCTCTGGTAAATTTAAAAGGTGAGGTCATCGGAATAAATAGTGGTGGGGCAGGGAGAGGCATTAGTTTTACTATTCCTATCACCGTGGTTAAAAAGGTCATAAATAAATTAAAAACTCAAGGGGAAATCGAGCGGGGCTGGATAGGTGTCTCAATCCAGGAATTTAATCGGGATATAGCCCAACAATTTGGCTTGCCCGAAGTTACCGGCGTAATAATAAATGGTGTGTTCGAAAACTCTCCTGCGGCGGAAAGTGGACTTAAACCACTTGATATTATCACTGAATTTGATGGCAAAAAGGTTAAGGCAGAGAAACCCGAAGCGGTAAATGAACTCATCCGAATAGTGGGAGACTCAAAAATCGGTCAAGAAGTCCAGATGAAGATAATCAGAGATAAACAACCACTCAGCCTTACTTTAAAAATCGCCAAACAGCCAAAGATAAAAGCTGATGAATTAGAAACAGACTTTGGTTTTGCGGTTAAGGAAATAACTGACTATATCTATCGGAATTACAAATTAGATTCAAAAGATGGGGTCTTTGTCTCAGAGGTAAAATGGGACACCTGTGCCTCTGATGCACAACTCTATGAAAAGGACATTATTATTAAGATTAATGATATGGAAATAAAAGATATTAAAGATTTTAAAAAAACTATCGAGACGGTTAAGGATAATAATAGGATTTTACTTCAGGTAAAAAGACAAAAGGATTTAATCCTTATTCTTCTGAAGACAGGGGAGTTCAAAAAAAAGTGGTAA